The following proteins come from a genomic window of Nostoc sp. TCL26-01:
- a CDS encoding DUF433 domain-containing protein → MCRNMASGHSNKDILKAYPYLEEADTYEALAHAGW, encoded by the coding sequence ATGTGCCGGAATATGGCATCTGGACACAGCAATAAGGATATCCTCAAAGCTTATCCCTATCTGGAAGAAGCTGATACTTATGAGGCACTTGCCCATGCTGGATGGTGA
- a CDS encoding diflavin flavoprotein: protein MPQTKPRDVQILPIGTDTTVLRSRSWTRLRFEIEYALAKGTTANSYLIQGDKIALIDPPGETFTQIYLDALQKRLDLKTIDYVILGHINPNRAATLKTLWELAPQITFVCSNPGAINLRGALENPDLPILIMRGDETLDLGKGHNLQFVPTPNPRYADELCTYDPQTEILYSDKLFGAHICGDQVFDEGWETINEDRRYYYDCLMAPHARQVETALDKLADLPVRLYATGHGPLVRYGLIDLTHAYREWSQQQTSADLTVALIYASAYGNTATLAQAIARGITKAGVAVESINCEFAAPEEIQAAIEKSAGFVIGSPTLGGHAPTPVQTALGIVLSTATNNKLAGVFGSFGWSGEAVDLIEGKLKDAGYRFGFDAIRVKFKPNEVTLQLCEEAGTDFAQALKKARKVRTQSLPATSVEQAVGRIVGSLCVVTAKQGEISSAMLASWVAQASFNPPGLTIAVAKDRAVETLTHSGNKFVLNILKEGSHLGLMKQFLKPFAPAEDRFANVTTAAAENGSPVLEDALAYLECSVQNRMESGDHWLVYATVENGKVLNQDGVTAVHHRKSGNHY from the coding sequence ATGCCCCAAACTAAACCCCGCGACGTACAAATCCTGCCCATTGGCACAGATACAACAGTCCTGCGATCGCGCAGTTGGACAAGACTCAGATTTGAGATTGAGTATGCTTTAGCCAAGGGAACGACAGCTAATTCTTATTTAATTCAAGGCGATAAAATTGCCTTGATTGACCCGCCTGGAGAAACTTTTACCCAAATTTATCTAGATGCTTTGCAAAAACGGCTAGATTTAAAAACTATAGATTATGTGATTCTCGGTCACATTAATCCTAACCGAGCAGCTACCTTAAAAACTTTGTGGGAACTAGCACCCCAAATTACCTTTGTTTGTTCTAACCCTGGTGCAATCAATTTGCGAGGCGCATTAGAAAATCCTGATTTACCAATATTGATTATGCGGGGAGACGAAACCCTCGATTTAGGCAAGGGACATAATTTGCAATTTGTGCCTACTCCCAACCCCCGCTACGCCGACGAACTCTGCACCTATGATCCCCAAACAGAGATTCTTTACTCAGATAAACTATTTGGGGCGCATATCTGCGGGGATCAAGTATTTGATGAAGGTTGGGAAACTATCAACGAAGACCGCCGTTATTATTATGATTGCTTGATGGCTCCCCATGCCCGGCAAGTGGAAACTGCCTTAGATAAATTGGCAGATTTACCAGTACGCCTATATGCCACGGGACACGGCCCCTTGGTGCGTTACGGCTTAATCGATCTGACTCATGCCTATCGGGAATGGAGTCAACAGCAGACATCAGCAGACTTGACAGTAGCCTTGATTTATGCTTCAGCCTATGGGAATACAGCAACCTTAGCTCAAGCGATCGCTCGTGGGATTACAAAAGCTGGTGTAGCGGTAGAATCAATTAACTGCGAATTTGCCGCCCCAGAGGAAATCCAAGCAGCAATAGAAAAATCGGCTGGCTTTGTCATTGGTTCGCCTACGCTGGGCGGTCATGCACCCACACCAGTACAAACAGCTTTAGGTATTGTCTTATCGACTGCGACTAACAATAAACTAGCTGGGGTGTTTGGTTCCTTTGGTTGGAGTGGTGAAGCCGTTGATTTAATCGAAGGTAAGTTAAAAGACGCTGGTTATCGCTTTGGTTTTGATGCCATCCGCGTCAAATTTAAGCCCAACGAAGTCACACTGCAACTATGCGAAGAAGCGGGAACCGATTTTGCCCAAGCATTGAAGAAAGCCAGGAAAGTCCGCACTCAAAGTCTCCCGGCTACTAGTGTAGAACAAGCCGTGGGTAGAATTGTCGGTTCCCTATGTGTTGTCACAGCCAAGCAAGGGGAAATATCTAGCGCCATGTTAGCCTCGTGGGTAGCACAAGCCAGCTTTAATCCCCCTGGTTTAACCATTGCTGTTGCCAAAGACCGCGCCGTAGAAACACTGACACACTCTGGTAACAAATTCGTACTCAACATTCTCAAAGAAGGCAGTCACTTAGGCTTGATGAAGCAATTCCTCAAACCCTTTGCCCCAGCCGAAGACAGATTTGCTAATGTCACCACCGCAGCAGCCGAAAATGGTAGCCCTGTACTTGAAGATGCCCTTGCATACTTAGAGTGTTCAGTCCAAAACCGGATGGAATCTGGCGATCATTGGTTAGTTTATGCCACTGTTGAAAATGGCAAAGTCCTCAATCAAGATGGCGTGACAGCAGTGCATCATCGCAAATCCGGCAATCATTATTAA
- a CDS encoding 2OG-Fe(II) oxygenase, producing MKTIAKKVRNEIIRKLYRLPVVSNPAALAYQTAIIHHINQLPVISANDLNLINTLQQEGIVTTSLAELSIPSTPEMLQSAQKLLPKISNTLPTSKDEFTIHATSEQIIEHSEIFMWGLQQRLLNIVENYLGLPVAYHGAYFRRDIISPVQKKSRLWHLDKEDRKMFKVIVYLNDVNEDSGPFQYIPKLFTSSIAESLRYDDNYITDEIMQQVISSANWKSCTGIAGTVVFADTANIFHKGKLPVSSERFSIFFDYTSRTPKHPFYCKSSLAEKDLFTISKNLSENQKQYIFWR from the coding sequence ATGAAAACTATTGCTAAAAAGGTTCGTAATGAAATCATCAGAAAATTATATCGTTTACCTGTGGTGAGCAATCCAGCCGCACTTGCGTATCAAACGGCAATCATACATCACATCAATCAACTACCTGTGATTTCAGCGAATGATCTCAACTTAATTAACACTCTCCAACAGGAAGGTATTGTTACTACTTCATTAGCAGAACTATCAATTCCCTCAACTCCAGAAATGCTCCAATCTGCACAAAAATTGCTCCCAAAAATTTCCAATACTCTTCCCACAAGCAAAGACGAATTTACAATTCATGCCACTTCCGAGCAAATCATCGAACATTCGGAAATCTTTATGTGGGGACTGCAACAACGGTTGCTGAATATTGTAGAAAATTATCTTGGTCTACCAGTAGCCTATCATGGTGCTTATTTTCGTAGAGATATCATTAGTCCAGTTCAGAAAAAATCAAGACTATGGCATTTAGACAAAGAAGATCGAAAAATGTTCAAAGTGATTGTTTATCTTAATGATGTCAATGAAGATAGCGGGCCATTTCAATATATTCCTAAGTTGTTCACCTCATCTATTGCTGAATCTTTAAGATATGACGATAACTACATCACAGATGAAATTATGCAACAAGTGATATCTTCAGCTAACTGGAAATCCTGTACAGGCATTGCAGGTACAGTTGTTTTTGCTGATACGGCAAATATCTTTCATAAAGGTAAGTTACCAGTATCTTCAGAGAGATTTTCGATATTTTTTGACTACACATCTAGAACACCAAAACACCCATTTTATTGCAAATCTTCTCTTGCTGAAAAAGATTTGTTCACAATTAGTAAAAATCTGTCTGAAAATCAAAAACAGTACATTTTTTGGCGATAA
- a CDS encoding serine/threonine-protein kinase, translated as MIGEIFHARYEMHKQLGKTAGRRTLLAKDVVTDELVIVKLLAFSSDFEWDDLKLFEREAETLKSLSHPSIPRYLDYFEVNSPTIKGFALVQSYIPSPTLEQYIQSGRTFSESDVQQIARAILEILIYLHGLYPPVIHRDIKPSNILLGERSGHSVGQVYLVDFGSVQTALHTEGGTRTVVGTYGYMPPEQFGGRTVPASDLYSLGATLIYLVTGSHPADLPQKDFRIQFASVVSLSSGLTNWLNLMIEPSLERRLDSAQAALTALDQPELTSTTSTLTIGKPAGSKIHLTKNEDSLEIFIPPVGSQPGMVFTGLFAIAWNSFILYWTINAISTSALVGLPLPLFSLPFWGVGYLMVYTLLMRLFGSVRLRLHSQQISLTRELFGFKFHRPRPSPRDSITKLVYIQPHLSKDADGTQTQTPAQLYIWAGIQKYQLGMNTGIKSAAELEWLAQELSNWLDMPVDRE; from the coding sequence ATGATCGGAGAAATTTTCCACGCTCGCTACGAGATGCACAAGCAATTGGGGAAAACAGCAGGGCGACGGACGCTACTAGCTAAGGATGTTGTCACTGATGAATTGGTAATTGTCAAGTTGCTGGCTTTTAGTAGTGATTTTGAATGGGATGATCTCAAACTGTTTGAGCGTGAAGCTGAAACTCTAAAATCTTTATCACATCCCAGTATCCCTCGTTATTTAGACTATTTTGAGGTAAATTCTCCCACAATTAAAGGATTTGCTTTAGTACAGAGTTATATCCCGTCTCCAACCTTAGAGCAATATATCCAGTCTGGCCGCACTTTTAGTGAATCTGATGTGCAACAAATAGCCAGAGCGATTTTAGAGATTCTCATATATCTACATGGATTATATCCGCCTGTGATCCACCGTGATATTAAGCCTAGCAATATTTTGCTGGGAGAGCGTTCTGGTCATAGTGTTGGTCAAGTTTATTTAGTAGATTTTGGCTCAGTTCAAACAGCCTTACATACAGAAGGCGGAACCAGAACTGTTGTTGGAACCTACGGTTATATGCCGCCAGAACAGTTTGGTGGACGCACAGTACCCGCTTCTGATCTTTACAGTTTGGGTGCAACATTGATTTATTTAGTTACAGGTTCTCACCCAGCCGATTTACCCCAAAAGGATTTTCGCATCCAGTTTGCATCGGTAGTTTCTCTGAGTTCGGGTTTGACAAACTGGCTAAATTTGATGATTGAACCGAGTTTAGAGCGTCGGTTGGATTCCGCACAAGCAGCATTGACAGCTTTAGATCAGCCTGAGTTAACAAGTACAACTAGTACTCTCACGATTGGCAAACCAGCTGGTAGTAAAATTCACCTCACGAAGAATGAGGATAGCTTAGAAATTTTTATCCCTCCAGTTGGTTCTCAACCGGGAATGGTGTTTACCGGTTTATTTGCGATCGCTTGGAATTCTTTTATCCTATATTGGACTATCAATGCCATCTCCACATCTGCCCTAGTAGGACTCCCCCTACCTTTGTTCTCACTGCCTTTTTGGGGTGTTGGTTATTTAATGGTCTACACTTTACTGATGCGTTTATTCGGCAGTGTTCGACTACGTTTGCATAGTCAACAAATTAGCCTCACCCGTGAATTATTTGGCTTTAAATTCCATCGCCCCCGCCCCTCGCCTAGAGACAGTATTACCAAGTTAGTTTACATACAACCACATTTGAGCAAAGATGCAGATGGGACTCAAACCCAAACCCCAGCACAACTATATATTTGGGCAGGAATACAAAAATATCAGCTAGGGATGAATACTGGGATAAAATCAGCAGCAGAGTTAGAATGGTTAGCTCAAGAATTAAGCAATTGGTTGGATATGCCAGTTGATAGAGAATGA
- the cbiT gene encoding precorrin-6Y C5,15-methyltransferase subunit CbiT — protein MPSQLWPYVTPGIPDELFEHLPGIPLSQREIRLLLISQLRLEADSVVWDIGAGTGTIPVEVGLLCPQGQIIAIERDEEVANLIKRNCDRFDVKNVEIVEGSAPECLHEIAVAPHRVCIEGGRPIQDILQAVWEYLPSSGRVIATASNLESLYAISQSFSQLQARNIEVVQSAVNRLETRGFSQTFAAVDPIFILSGEKLD, from the coding sequence ATGCCTTCCCAACTTTGGCCTTATGTTACTCCTGGTATTCCCGATGAGTTATTCGAGCATTTACCGGGAATTCCCCTTAGTCAACGAGAAATTAGACTGTTGCTGATTTCTCAGCTACGTTTAGAAGCTGATTCAGTTGTGTGGGACATTGGTGCGGGTACAGGGACAATCCCTGTAGAAGTGGGACTACTTTGTCCTCAAGGACAGATTATTGCCATAGAACGAGATGAAGAAGTCGCTAATTTAATTAAACGCAATTGCGATCGCTTCGATGTGAAAAATGTGGAAATCGTGGAAGGTAGCGCCCCAGAGTGTTTACATGAGATCGCAGTTGCTCCCCATCGAGTTTGTATTGAGGGAGGACGACCCATACAAGATATCTTGCAGGCAGTGTGGGAGTATTTGCCCTCATCAGGTAGGGTAATTGCCACAGCCAGCAATCTCGAAAGCTTGTATGCTATTTCCCAGAGCTTTTCTCAATTACAAGCGAGAAATATCGAAGTTGTTCAATCTGCTGTCAATCGCTTAGAAACCAGGGGATTTTCTCAAACCTTCGCGGCAGTTGATCCTATTTTTATCCTCAGTGGTGAGAAACTAGACTAG
- a CDS encoding phosphatidate cytidylyltransferase → MPWSRIISGIVAIALALVAVLLGGWYFTILLAVVVFLGQQEYFNLVRTRGILPAAKTTIFLSLVLLAICTLDGNLADAVMPIAGTIICFYLLFQPKMATIADVSASIMGLFYVGYLPSFWVRLRAIGTTAVSNLPLGGYWPTAWKDILEEQNFVSLPLGLKMTALTFFCIWAADIGAYTIGKFFGKTRLSDISPKKTVEGAVFGISASLVVALVGAYYLELPKFFFTGMTLGLLIGLASLLGDLTESMLKRDAGVKDSGQLIPGHGGILDRTDSYIFTAPLVFYFVTLILPLLSKL, encoded by the coding sequence ATGCCTTGGTCTCGGATTATTAGCGGAATTGTTGCGATCGCCCTTGCTTTAGTTGCTGTCTTGTTGGGGGGTTGGTACTTCACCATCTTGCTTGCAGTTGTTGTCTTTTTGGGACAGCAGGAATATTTTAATTTAGTACGAACTAGAGGCATTTTGCCGGCAGCAAAAACTACTATCTTCCTCAGTCTCGTTTTGCTGGCTATTTGTACCCTGGATGGCAATTTAGCTGATGCTGTCATGCCGATCGCCGGCACTATTATTTGTTTTTATCTCCTATTTCAGCCGAAAATGGCAACGATCGCTGATGTCTCAGCATCGATTATGGGGTTATTTTATGTGGGCTATTTGCCTAGTTTTTGGGTCAGGCTACGCGCTATAGGTACTACAGCAGTCAGTAATCTGCCCTTGGGTGGATACTGGCCTACCGCCTGGAAAGACATTCTAGAAGAACAAAATTTTGTCTCTCTACCACTAGGCTTGAAAATGACAGCACTGACTTTTTTTTGCATTTGGGCAGCAGATATTGGCGCTTATACCATAGGTAAATTCTTTGGTAAAACTCGCCTGTCTGATATCAGCCCCAAGAAAACAGTCGAAGGTGCGGTTTTTGGGATCAGTGCTAGTTTGGTTGTTGCTCTGGTTGGTGCTTATTATCTGGAATTACCCAAATTTTTCTTTACTGGTATGACACTAGGTTTACTGATTGGTTTGGCGAGTCTTTTAGGCGATCTCACTGAATCGATGCTCAAGCGTGATGCTGGAGTCAAGGATTCAGGACAATTAATTCCCGGTCATGGTGGTATCCTAGACCGCACTGATAGTTACATCTTCACAGCCCCGCTAGTATTCTATTTTGTCACTCTGATCTTGCCACTTTTAAGTAAGTTGTGA
- a CDS encoding DUF2993 domain-containing protein, whose translation MPDNNSQTRNLSKIRIITNILTTAIKLWLRSQVSQVSQLDVEIQASDKQLLSGSIPGVSIFANHAIYQGLHITQIKLAAENIQVNIGQVLKGQPLQLLQVVPVSGELLIEAKDLNSSLSSELLSTALNDVLDKLLPEYVPKSKPIFWQEIILDNHQIKLNAILTPTTEPTPLEICLHIELLSGHELQLSKIQVKQNAVALLDGIDTYNLDLGSDVDIQELTLIPGKLVCRGRVNVNP comes from the coding sequence ATGCCAGACAATAATTCACAAACCAGAAATTTAAGCAAAATCCGCATCATTACCAACATCCTGACAACAGCCATCAAGTTGTGGCTGCGATCGCAAGTCAGCCAAGTCTCTCAACTCGATGTAGAGATTCAGGCTAGCGACAAGCAACTGCTCTCCGGTTCCATTCCTGGGGTGTCTATATTTGCTAATCACGCGATCTATCAAGGCCTCCATATTACACAAATTAAACTCGCAGCAGAGAATATTCAAGTCAATATTGGCCAAGTACTTAAAGGGCAGCCACTGCAACTGTTGCAGGTAGTACCTGTAAGTGGCGAATTGCTCATAGAAGCAAAGGATCTAAATAGTTCTTTATCTTCTGAGCTATTGTCTACTGCTTTAAATGATGTACTGGATAAACTTTTACCAGAATACGTCCCAAAATCCAAGCCTATTTTTTGGCAAGAGATAATTCTGGACAACCATCAAATCAAACTGAATGCTATCCTAACACCTACAACTGAACCTACACCCCTAGAAATTTGCTTACACATAGAATTGCTGAGTGGGCATGAGTTGCAACTATCAAAAATCCAAGTAAAGCAAAACGCAGTAGCGCTGTTAGACGGGATCGATACCTACAACTTGGATCTTGGTTCCGATGTCGATATCCAAGAACTCACCTTGATCCCCGGTAAATTGGTGTGCCGTGGACGAGTCAATGTCAACCCGTAA
- a CDS encoding pseudouridine synthase: protein MEARLQKVLSQWGIASRREAEEMIRRSRVRINGVLAQLGQKVNPDRDIITVDGKSVSAQQHPHLTYLLLNKPVGVVSTCYDPQGRKTVLDLLPEKLRKGLGLHPVGRLDADSTGALILTNDGDLTFKLTHPRHSIPKTYQVLVQGHPPEAVLAMWRQGVLLDGRKTRPAKVSFLESLADQSRLEIVLQEGRNRQIRRIAQQLGYPVTELHRSAIGSIQLQPPQKPPLPTGNYRVLQDDEIRCLQEQVKDVPIKDSAEVRSVEKS, encoded by the coding sequence ATGGAGGCACGGTTACAAAAAGTTCTTTCTCAATGGGGTATTGCCTCACGTCGAGAAGCTGAAGAAATGATTCGGCGATCGCGGGTGCGGATTAATGGCGTTTTGGCGCAACTAGGTCAAAAAGTTAACCCTGACAGAGATATAATTACTGTTGATGGTAAATCAGTATCTGCCCAACAGCATCCTCATCTGACATATTTATTGCTGAATAAACCTGTCGGCGTAGTTTCTACCTGCTACGATCCTCAAGGCAGAAAAACTGTGTTAGATTTACTGCCAGAGAAATTACGTAAAGGTTTAGGGCTTCATCCAGTTGGTCGGCTAGACGCTGATTCTACAGGAGCATTAATACTGACAAATGACGGAGATTTGACGTTCAAGCTGACTCATCCACGTCATAGTATTCCCAAGACTTATCAAGTTTTAGTTCAAGGCCATCCCCCTGAAGCCGTGTTAGCAATGTGGCGACAGGGTGTGCTGTTAGACGGGAGAAAAACCCGTCCAGCCAAGGTAAGCTTCCTAGAAAGTCTCGCTGATCAAAGTCGCTTAGAAATTGTCTTACAGGAGGGAAGAAATCGCCAAATTCGCCGCATCGCCCAACAGCTAGGATATCCAGTCACTGAGTTACATCGCAGTGCGATCGGTTCAATTCAATTACAACCACCACAAAAACCCCCGTTACCCACAGGGAACTATCGTGTTCTCCAAGATGACGAAATTCGCTGTTTGCAAGAACAGGTAAAGGACGTACCTATTAAAGATTCAGCTGAGGTAAGGAGTGTAGAAAAGTCATGA
- a CDS encoding RodZ family helix-turn-helix domain-containing protein, with protein MKWLKRKQNEPPKISLDQQRAEKLAELGAQLWTARQEKGLSLEEMVAMTKIPRRLLQAIEAGNLQDLPEPIYIQGLVRQFADALGFKGTEFASHFPVDSQPINSQSVGQTKSIGLLRPIHLYVLYIFVIICSVSSLSQLLNNADLRGDNQDAPLPIDQETIVNSQHTQPQQSNKIQPVSDRLSSDKRNQSVQIGVTLKASSWIRVIADGKTEFEGTLPEGTHRVWKAQEQLTVKTTNAGGVLMSVNQQAAKEMGEPGQEEEVKIAAAKP; from the coding sequence ATGAAATGGCTAAAAAGAAAGCAGAATGAGCCACCAAAAATTTCCCTAGACCAACAAAGAGCCGAGAAGTTAGCAGAACTAGGCGCACAACTGTGGACTGCGCGTCAAGAAAAAGGTCTATCCTTGGAAGAAATGGTCGCTATGACCAAAATTCCCCGGCGGCTATTACAAGCCATTGAAGCAGGCAATCTCCAAGATTTGCCAGAACCAATTTATATTCAAGGTTTAGTCAGGCAATTTGCTGATGCACTTGGCTTTAAAGGTACAGAATTTGCTAGTCATTTTCCTGTAGATTCTCAGCCAATAAACTCTCAGTCTGTGGGTCAAACTAAATCAATTGGTTTGCTGCGTCCTATTCATCTTTATGTACTTTACATATTTGTCATTATCTGCTCTGTCAGCAGTCTATCTCAGTTATTGAATAATGCTGATTTACGGGGAGATAATCAAGACGCTCCACTACCGATAGATCAAGAAACTATTGTCAACTCTCAACACACTCAACCACAACAATCAAATAAAATCCAACCAGTCAGCGATCGCCTCAGCAGCGATAAACGTAATCAATCAGTGCAGATTGGTGTCACTCTCAAAGCATCATCCTGGATTCGCGTCATAGCTGATGGTAAAACCGAGTTTGAAGGTACTTTACCAGAAGGCACTCACCGAGTTTGGAAAGCCCAAGAACAGCTAACGGTAAAAACCACTAATGCTGGTGGTGTACTGATGAGTGTAAATCAGCAAGCAGCCAAGGAAATGGGAGAACCAGGACAGGAGGAAGAGGTGAAGATTGCAGCCGCTAAACCATAA
- the malQ gene encoding 4-alpha-glucanotransferase, with protein sequence MPFRRSSGVLLHPTSFPSRYGIGDLGLEAYKFIDFLEKSYQQYWQVLPLGPTGYGNSPYMSYSAIAGNHLLISPDKLLDEGLLTESDFANLPDFDTHKVDFDKVAPTKIQLLKKACENFKTKASSIQQKEFAGFCETKAYWLDDYALFMALKDSQDSASWHTWEPELAKREPEALEQVQRQLTEEIFYYKFIQYEFFRQWSDLKSYANMRGIDIIGDIPIYVAHDSADVWANPDIFCLDEETGEVALMAGVPPDYFSATGQLWGNPVYNWEKLQQQDFKWWVQRFEAMLDYVDVIRIDHFRGFEAFWAVPQGEETAINGEWVTAPGEELFDTIRQKLGKLPVLAEDLGIITPEVEALRDKYEFPGMKVLQFAFGSDPGNPFLPFNYARNFVVYTGTHDNDTTVGWFNTANDYEKQNLSLYLGCIDPQGIHWDLIRLALSSIANQAIIPLQDILGLGNEARMNFPSVAEGNWEWRYHSAGLSDELSDRLKVLTKLYGRAPQGKHD encoded by the coding sequence ATGCCTTTTCGTAGATCAAGTGGCGTTTTGCTGCATCCCACCTCGTTTCCCAGTCGATATGGTATTGGGGATTTAGGTTTAGAAGCCTACAAATTTATCGATTTTCTTGAAAAAAGCTATCAACAATATTGGCAAGTGTTACCGTTGGGGCCGACTGGATACGGTAATTCGCCTTATATGTCATATTCGGCGATCGCTGGTAATCATTTGCTCATTAGTCCAGACAAATTACTGGATGAAGGTTTGCTAACTGAATCAGATTTTGCCAATTTACCAGACTTTGACACCCACAAAGTAGATTTTGACAAAGTTGCACCGACAAAGATTCAGTTACTCAAAAAAGCTTGTGAGAATTTCAAAACCAAAGCATCATCGATACAGCAGAAAGAATTTGCTGGGTTTTGTGAAACTAAAGCCTATTGGTTAGATGATTATGCCTTATTTATGGCGCTCAAAGATTCTCAAGATAGCGCCAGTTGGCATACTTGGGAACCAGAGTTAGCCAAGCGTGAACCAGAAGCCTTAGAGCAAGTGCAGCGTCAACTCACTGAGGAGATTTTTTATTATAAGTTCATCCAGTATGAGTTTTTCCGCCAGTGGTCTGATTTGAAGAGTTACGCCAATATGCGGGGGATCGATATTATTGGCGATATTCCGATTTATGTGGCTCATGATAGCGCAGATGTCTGGGCAAATCCAGATATCTTTTGCTTGGATGAAGAGACGGGAGAAGTTGCACTGATGGCTGGGGTTCCACCCGATTATTTTAGTGCTACCGGTCAGTTGTGGGGCAATCCAGTTTATAACTGGGAAAAATTGCAGCAACAGGACTTTAAGTGGTGGGTGCAGCGTTTTGAGGCGATGCTAGATTATGTAGATGTGATTCGCATTGATCACTTTCGGGGTTTTGAAGCTTTCTGGGCTGTACCGCAGGGGGAAGAAACTGCTATCAATGGTGAATGGGTGACAGCGCCGGGAGAAGAGTTATTTGATACGATTAGACAAAAGTTAGGGAAGTTACCTGTCTTAGCTGAAGATTTGGGGATCATTACACCAGAGGTGGAAGCATTACGAGATAAGTACGAATTTCCAGGGATGAAGGTTTTACAGTTCGCCTTTGGTTCTGATCCTGGAAATCCGTTTTTACCTTTCAATTATGCTCGTAATTTTGTTGTCTACACCGGCACTCACGATAATGACACAACTGTGGGCTGGTTTAATACAGCTAATGATTACGAGAAGCAAAATCTTTCGCTTTATTTAGGTTGCATTGATCCCCAAGGTATCCATTGGGATTTAATTAGGCTGGCTTTAAGTTCTATTGCCAATCAAGCAATTATTCCGTTGCAAGATATTTTGGGTTTAGGTAATGAAGCGCGGATGAACTTTCCTAGTGTGGCTGAGGGTAATTGGGAGTGGCGTTACCATTCCGCAGGGTTGAGTGATGAATTAAGCGATCGCCTAAAAGTTCTCACTAAACTCTACGGACGCGCCCCGCAGGGGAAACACGACTAA
- a CDS encoding NUDIX hydrolase: MTYKNPAPTVDIIIELVDRPHRPIVLIERHNPPLGWAIPGGFVDYGEAVEVAARREAEEETELKVELIEQFLVYSDPSRDPRQHTISIVFLATATGEPKAGDDAKSVGIFEPWQVPSNLCFDHDRILQDYWRYRHYGIRPRLG; this comes from the coding sequence ATGACTTACAAAAATCCTGCACCGACGGTTGATATTATTATTGAATTGGTAGACCGACCTCATAGGCCGATTGTTTTGATTGAACGACATAATCCGCCTTTGGGTTGGGCTATTCCTGGAGGTTTTGTCGATTATGGGGAAGCGGTGGAAGTAGCGGCGAGGCGGGAAGCAGAGGAAGAAACAGAGTTAAAAGTGGAATTAATCGAACAATTTTTGGTATATTCTGATCCCAGCCGTGACCCGCGTCAGCATACTATTAGTATTGTCTTTTTGGCAACCGCTACAGGAGAACCGAAAGCGGGAGATGATGCTAAAAGTGTAGGTATTTTTGAACCTTGGCAAGTACCTAGCAACTTATGCTTTGATCACGATCGCATTCTGCAAGACTATTGGCGATATCGTCATTATGGGATACGTCCCAGGTTGGGTTAG
- a CDS encoding RidA family protein, translated as MTHQVIRTDQAPAPVGPYNQAIAASGKMIFVAGQIAIDPQVGDVVHRDDIKKQTEQVFANLKAILTAAGASWQNVVKTSVFLSDMNNFAAMNAVYAQYFDEATAPARACVEVSRLPKDVLVEIDCIAVIPES; from the coding sequence ATGACTCATCAAGTTATTCGTACCGATCAAGCACCTGCTCCCGTTGGCCCTTACAATCAAGCGATCGCTGCTAGTGGTAAGATGATATTTGTTGCTGGACAGATTGCGATCGATCCCCAAGTAGGTGATGTTGTCCACAGAGATGATATAAAAAAGCAAACTGAGCAAGTATTCGCTAACCTCAAAGCCATCTTGACAGCCGCCGGGGCGAGTTGGCAAAATGTCGTCAAAACTAGTGTATTTCTCTCTGACATGAACAATTTTGCCGCCATGAATGCAGTTTACGCCCAGTATTTTGACGAAGCCACAGCCCCAGCCCGCGCTTGTGTAGAAGTCTCACGCTTACCTAAAGATGTGCTAGTAGAAATTGATTGTATTGCCGTAATTCCTGAATCTTAG